From Methanotorris formicicus Mc-S-70, one genomic window encodes:
- a CDS encoding TATA-box-binding protein — MEPKIKIVNVVVSTQIGSDIDLEEAALILDNAEYEPEQFPGLVCRLSEPKVALLIFRSGKVNCTGAKSKEEAEVAIKKIIKELKDAGMDIIDDPEVKVQNMVATADLGIEPNLDDIALMIEGTEYEPEQFPGLVYRLDDPKVVVLIFGSGKVVITGLKKEGDAEIALNKILETLREIEEIK, encoded by the coding sequence ATGGAACCAAAGATAAAGATTGTTAATGTTGTTGTCTCCACACAGATAGGTAGTGATATTGATTTAGAAGAGGCAGCATTGATATTAGATAATGCTGAATACGAACCAGAACAATTTCCAGGATTAGTTTGCAGGTTATCAGAACCAAAGGTGGCTTTATTAATATTTAGAAGTGGGAAAGTAAATTGTACGGGGGCTAAAAGTAAAGAAGAGGCTGAAGTAGCAATTAAAAAAATAATTAAAGAATTAAAAGATGCGGGAATGGATATAATCGATGACCCGGAAGTTAAAGTTCAGAACATGGTTGCTACTGCTGATTTGGGAATTGAACCAAATTTGGATGATATAGCATTGATGATTGAAGGAACTGAATACGAACCAGAACAATTTCCAGGATTGGTTTATAGGTTGGATGACCCAAAAGTCGTGGTTTTAATATTTGGTAGTGGAAAAGTTGTTATAACAGGATTGAAGAAAGAAGGGGATGCAGAAATTGCATTAAATAAAATATTAGAAACCTTGAGAGAAATTGAAGAGATAAAATAA
- a CDS encoding PHP-associated domain-containing protein: MRADLHIHSKYSGIMKYMGLKFPDSVEEPRRIMRYAKKNKMDVIAVTDHNTIRGGIETKKLEKEFSIEVIVGSEIMSKDGEIIGLFLNEEIQSGLSAEETVEKIHEQGGLAIAPHPYSPICKALNDKIFDLKLDGVEVFNAYHRDGIVNNIALEKVIKNYHKKPVSFIGSSDAHLAKMVGNGYTNFEGNCADDLYEAIIRRKTSFGGRPTPLSDIILWSYNVVYVSEKTLIKSMMFKNPTLNIRFHKKLLAMFGGLIYIATPLPLIAGVLGNLYLKRKAKNKLKENI; this comes from the coding sequence ATGAGGGCAGATTTACACATACACTCAAAATATTCAGGCATAATGAAATACATGGGATTGAAGTTTCCAGATTCTGTTGAAGAGCCGAGAAGAATTATGAGATATGCTAAAAAGAATAAAATGGATGTTATTGCAGTTACAGACCACAATACAATAAGGGGAGGTATTGAGACAAAAAAACTTGAAAAAGAGTTTAGTATTGAAGTTATTGTAGGTAGCGAAATCATGTCAAAAGATGGGGAGATTATTGGATTATTTTTAAATGAAGAAATACAGAGTGGATTATCTGCAGAAGAAACAGTAGAAAAAATTCATGAACAGGGGGGTTTGGCAATTGCTCCCCATCCATACAGCCCCATATGTAAAGCATTAAACGACAAGATTTTTGATTTAAAGTTGGATGGTGTTGAAGTTTTTAACGCATACCATAGGGATGGTATTGTGAATAACATTGCATTGGAAAAGGTTATCAAAAACTACCACAAAAAGCCAGTGTCATTTATAGGAAGTAGTGATGCCCACCTTGCCAAAATGGTTGGGAATGGGTATACGAACTTTGAGGGAAATTGTGCAGATGATTTATATGAGGCAATAATTAGGAGAAAAACATCCTTTGGAGGACGTCCAACACCACTATCTGATATCATATTATGGAGTTACAACGTTGTCTATGTATCAGAAAAAACCCTGATAAAATCTATGATGTTTAAAAATCCAACGTTAAATATAAGATTCCACAAAAAACTCCTTGCGATGTTTGGAGGTTTAATTTATATTGCAACCCCTTTACCATTAATTGCAGGGGTTTTGGGAAACCTCTATTTAAAAAGAAAGGCAAAAAACAAATTAAAAGAAAACATTTAA
- a CDS encoding endonuclease III domain-containing protein produces the protein MDLLKIYHLLLSHFGYQNWWPGETRYEVVIGAVLTQNTSWKNVEKAIENLKKENLIDEIKILNTDIEKLKKLIKPAGFYNIKAERLKNITKFIVENYKNTENLAKLSIKLEDLRKEILNVKGIGKETADSILLYALDREIFVIDAYTRRIFSRLRIIEGGEEYDEIRGIFEKNLPKDLKIYKEYHALIVELGKHYCKKKNPVCEKCPLHNLCDGICKS, from the coding sequence TTGGATTTGCTAAAAATTTATCATCTATTATTGTCCCATTTTGGCTATCAAAACTGGTGGCCTGGGGAAACAAGGTATGAAGTTGTTATTGGGGCAGTTTTAACCCAAAATACATCATGGAAAAATGTCGAGAAAGCCATAGAAAATTTAAAAAAAGAGAATTTAATTGATGAAATAAAGATTTTAAACACTGATATTGAAAAACTAAAAAAACTAATAAAACCAGCAGGATTCTACAACATAAAAGCAGAGAGATTGAAAAATATAACCAAATTTATAGTTGAAAATTACAAAAACACTGAAAATTTAGCAAAGTTATCTATAAAATTAGAAGATTTGAGAAAAGAAATATTAAACGTAAAAGGTATTGGAAAAGAAACTGCAGATAGTATTTTACTCTATGCATTAGATAGGGAAATATTCGTGATAGATGCATATACAAGGAGGATTTTTAGCAGGTTGAGGATTATTGAAGGTGGGGAAGAGTATGATGAAATTAGAGGTATCTTTGAGAAAAACCTGCCAAAGGATTTGAAAATTTATAAGGAATATCATGCATTGATTGTAGAACTTGGAAAACACTACTGCAAAAAGAAAAATCCAGTTTGTGAAAAATGTCCATTGCATAATTTATGCGATGGAATTTGTAAAAGTTAA
- a CDS encoding 50S ribosomal protein L1: MDREKILQAVKEARRLAKPRNFTQSFDLVVNLKELDLSRPENRLKEEIVLPHGRGKEAKIAVIAKGDLAAQAEELGLTVIREEELEELGKDKRKARKVANAHDFFIAQADMMPLVGRYLGPILGPRGKMPKPVPANINLKPLVERLKKTVIVNTRDKPIFHALVGTEKMSDEEIAENIESVLNTVAKKYEKGLYHVKSAYTKLTMGPAVKIEK; the protein is encoded by the coding sequence ATGGACAGAGAAAAGATACTGCAAGCAGTGAAGGAGGCTCGCCGCCTTGCGAAGCCGCGAAACTTCACACAGTCATTCGACTTAGTAGTGAACCTCAAGGAATTGGACCTATCAAGGCCAGAGAACAGATTAAAAGAGGAAATAGTGTTGCCTCACGGAAGAGGTAAAGAGGCAAAAATCGCGGTTATCGCAAAAGGGGATTTGGCGGCTCAGGCAGAAGAATTAGGACTAACTGTTATTAGAGAAGAAGAATTGGAAGAATTGGGAAAAGATAAAAGAAAAGCAAGAAAAGTTGCAAATGCTCATGATTTCTTCATAGCACAGGCGGATATGATGCCTTTGGTTGGTAGATATCTTGGTCCAATATTAGGTCCGAGAGGAAAGATGCCAAAACCAGTTCCTGCAAATATTAATTTAAAGCCATTGGTTGAAAGACTTAAAAAGACAGTTATTGTAAACACAAGGGACAAACCAATATTCCACGCTTTAGTTGGTACTGAGAAGATGAGTGATGAAGAAATTGCTGAAAATATTGAATCTGTTTTAAACACAGTTGCTAAGAAATACGAGAAGGGGCTTTACCACGTTAAAAGTGCATATACAAAACTCACAATGGGGCCAGCAGTTAAAATAGAAAAATAA
- the rpl12p gene encoding 50S ribosomal protein P1, with amino-acid sequence MEYVYAALLLHAAGKEITEDAVKSVLSAAGVDVDDARVKALVAALEGVNIDEAIENAAMPVAAAAPAAAPTPAAEEKKEEEKKEEKKEDTTAAAAGLAALFG; translated from the coding sequence ATGGAATACGTATATGCGGCATTATTATTGCACGCTGCTGGAAAAGAAATTACAGAAGATGCAGTTAAGAGCGTTTTAAGTGCAGCAGGTGTTGATGTAGATGATGCAAGAGTTAAAGCATTAGTTGCTGCATTAGAAGGAGTAAATATCGATGAGGCAATTGAAAACGCTGCAATGCCAGTTGCTGCAGCAGCTCCAGCAGCAGCACCAACTCCAGCAGCAGAAGAGAAGAAAGAAGAAGAGAAAAAAGAAGAGAAGAAAGAAGACACAACCGCTGCAGCAGCAGGACTTGCTGCATTGTTCGGATAA
- a CDS encoding mechanosensitive ion channel family protein, whose amino-acid sequence MEILNAVYFGNPLKNYLLCILSILFGVLLGKILRYIIKNYIKAIVTKTKTKLDDIFLYAIDEPLIILAVLSGIWAGFNFLKLPENISILINEGIVVAVTLCVMLFLIRFVDDFILEYVAPLTEKTESKLDDQLIPPLRKFMKILIIVFGSVVILDNLGYDVTTLLAGLGIGGLAVALASKDTVENLIAGILIIVDKPFTIGDWIKVSDYEGIVEEIGIRSTRIRTFGDSLITIPNASLSTNIIENFSVMRKRRVLATIGLTYGTPADKIKKAEEILKDILKNHPAVVEPIRIHFVEYGNWSLNLRVEYFIKNLGFDYYLNALNEINLKIKEEFEKEGIEMAFPTYTVYLEKDNQ is encoded by the coding sequence ATGGAAATATTAAACGCTGTTTATTTTGGAAATCCCCTAAAAAACTATCTTTTGTGTATTTTGAGTATTTTGTTTGGAGTACTCCTTGGAAAGATTTTGCGTTACATAATTAAAAACTACATAAAAGCGATAGTTACAAAAACAAAAACAAAATTGGATGATATATTCTTGTATGCCATAGATGAGCCGTTAATAATCTTGGCGGTATTGTCTGGAATTTGGGCAGGGTTTAATTTCTTAAAACTCCCTGAGAACATTTCAATCCTTATAAATGAGGGGATTGTTGTAGCGGTTACGCTTTGTGTAATGCTGTTTTTGATTAGGTTTGTTGATGATTTTATCCTTGAGTATGTTGCCCCACTAACGGAAAAAACAGAGAGTAAACTTGATGACCAGTTGATCCCACCACTTAGAAAATTCATGAAGATTTTGATTATAGTGTTTGGATCTGTAGTTATCTTGGATAATTTAGGATATGATGTTACAACACTCCTCGCTGGTTTGGGTATTGGTGGTTTAGCAGTAGCACTGGCATCAAAGGATACTGTAGAGAACTTAATTGCAGGGATTTTGATTATAGTTGATAAGCCATTTACAATTGGAGATTGGATTAAGGTTTCTGACTATGAGGGAATTGTGGAAGAAATTGGAATTAGGAGCACGAGGATAAGAACCTTTGGAGATTCTTTGATTACAATCCCAAATGCTTCACTCTCAACAAATATCATAGAGAACTTTTCAGTAATGAGGAAAAGGAGAGTTTTAGCAACTATAGGTTTAACCTATGGCACACCAGCAGATAAGATTAAAAAAGCAGAGGAAATTTTAAAGGATATTTTAAAAAACCATCCTGCAGTAGTTGAACCAATAAGGATACATTTTGTTGAGTATGGAAATTGGAGTTTAAATTTAAGAGTTGAGTATTTCATAAAAAATTTAGGGTTTGATTATTACTTAAATGCTCTAAATGAGATAAATTTAAAAATAAAAGAAGAGTTTGAGAAAGAAGGTATTGAAATGGCATTCCCAACATATACTGTTTATTTGGAGAAGGATAACCAATAA
- a CDS encoding 50S ribosomal protein L10 encodes METQRKIAPWKIEEVNTLKELLKSKPIVAIIDMMEVPARQLQEIRDKIRGKMILRMSRNSLIIRAIQELSEETNNPEFAKLTDYVEKGAAILVTDMNPFKLYKELEASKTPAPIKGGAIAPCDIKVQKGSTGMPPGPFLGELKSVGIPAAIEKGKIAIKEDKVVVKAGEVVSHKLATVLSALGIKPIKVGLNLLAAYEDGIIYTPDVLKIDEEEFISKIQNAYMHAVNISVNAAIPTKDTIELLIQKAFLNARAVSIESAFLTDKTASDIIGKAYAQMLSLAGKLSDDALDDELREKLSANASAALTPAEEEGKKEEEKKEEKKEEQAAVGLALLF; translated from the coding sequence GTGGAAACACAACGTAAAATTGCCCCTTGGAAAATTGAGGAAGTAAATACATTAAAAGAACTCCTAAAAAGCAAGCCTATTGTAGCAATAATTGACATGATGGAAGTTCCTGCAAGGCAACTCCAAGAAATTAGAGACAAGATTAGAGGAAAAATGATTTTAAGAATGTCAAGAAACTCCCTTATTATAAGGGCAATTCAGGAATTATCTGAAGAAACAAACAATCCTGAATTTGCTAAACTTACTGACTATGTTGAGAAAGGGGCAGCAATCCTTGTTACAGACATGAATCCATTCAAATTATATAAAGAATTGGAGGCAAGTAAGACACCCGCTCCTATAAAAGGAGGGGCAATTGCACCTTGTGACATTAAAGTCCAAAAAGGTTCAACAGGAATGCCTCCAGGGCCATTCCTTGGAGAACTTAAGAGTGTAGGTATCCCAGCAGCGATTGAAAAAGGTAAAATTGCAATTAAAGAAGACAAGGTTGTTGTTAAGGCAGGAGAGGTCGTTTCGCACAAACTTGCAACAGTCCTTTCCGCATTAGGAATTAAGCCAATAAAAGTTGGGTTGAACTTACTCGCTGCTTATGAAGATGGAATCATCTACACACCAGATGTATTGAAGATAGATGAAGAAGAATTTATATCAAAAATACAAAATGCATACATGCATGCAGTTAACATATCAGTTAACGCAGCAATTCCAACAAAAGATACAATCGAATTACTCATACAAAAAGCATTCCTCAATGCAAGAGCAGTATCTATTGAAAGTGCATTCCTTACAGATAAAACAGCAAGTGACATCATTGGTAAGGCATACGCACAAATGCTATCTCTTGCAGGAAAACTTAGCGATGATGCATTAGACGATGAGTTAAGAGAGAAATTATCAGCAAATGCAAGTGCTGCTCTAACTCCAGCAGAAGAAGAGGGGAAGAAAGAAGAAGAGAAGAAAGAGGAGAAGAAAGAAGAACAGGCTGCAGTTGGTTTGGCATTATTGTTCTAA
- the hisH gene encoding imidazole glycerol phosphate synthase subunit HisH, whose protein sequence is MITIIDYNAGNLRSIKKAVELYERNVVITNDKEEILSADKVILPGVGNFGDAMKNLENLKDVIYKIVEERVPFLGICLGMQLLLEESEECKDIEGLGIIKGNVVKFKNVDKIPHMGWNNVKKVKDIPLFENIKDNEYFYFVHSYYVNPTEEDVIVGTCDYGIEFPCVINKDNVYATQFHPEKSGKVGLKMIENFVELI, encoded by the coding sequence ATGATAACGATAATCGACTACAACGCTGGAAATTTGAGGAGTATCAAAAAGGCTGTTGAATTGTATGAGAGAAATGTGGTAATTACAAACGATAAGGAAGAGATTCTAAGTGCTGATAAAGTCATTCTTCCCGGTGTTGGTAATTTCGGAGATGCAATGAAAAATTTAGAAAATTTAAAAGATGTGATTTACAAAATTGTAGAAGAAAGAGTTCCATTTTTAGGCATTTGTTTAGGGATGCAGTTACTATTAGAGGAAAGCGAAGAATGTAAAGATATAGAAGGCCTCGGCATTATAAAGGGAAATGTAGTAAAATTTAAAAACGTTGATAAGATTCCACACATGGGATGGAACAACGTTAAAAAAGTAAAAGATATTCCCCTATTTGAAAATATAAAGGATAACGAATATTTCTACTTTGTGCATTCCTACTATGTGAATCCAACAGAGGAGGATGTAATAGTAGGAACATGCGATTATGGTATAGAATTTCCATGTGTTATTAATAAAGATAACGTCTATGCTACCCAATTCCATCCAGAGAAAAGTGGAAAAGTTGGGTTAAAGATGATAGAGAATTTTGTTGAATTGATTTAA
- a CDS encoding DUF2067 family protein — protein MKKVITAKTSCSEEMLEICDRISKLNIDCLIESRENLLRIKIFGYDKDSVVENYRTIVSIIERVHGKYTKDEEGLYEYSLSDLKYPVNKDLVIDTLKALGHNVKYLKEEGIIKTSLELDSLNEILYELNEIYGELAFKRIGSKPVKNLITLATYLTGKDVDEIIEEGLEKGFLREENGKIVLNKDITLAKKELAGVEIK, from the coding sequence ATGAAAAAGGTTATTACTGCAAAAACATCATGTAGTGAAGAAATGCTTGAAATTTGTGATAGAATATCAAAACTAAACATTGATTGTTTAATAGAATCAAGGGAAAATCTATTGAGGATTAAGATTTTTGGTTATGATAAGGACTCAGTTGTTGAAAATTACAGAACAATAGTATCGATAATAGAGAGAGTGCATGGAAAATATACAAAAGATGAAGAAGGTTTATATGAATACAGTTTAAGTGATTTAAAATATCCTGTAAACAAGGATTTGGTAATTGATACCTTAAAAGCATTAGGTCATAATGTTAAGTATTTAAAGGAAGAGGGTATTATTAAAACTTCACTTGAATTGGACAGTTTAAATGAGATTCTATATGAGTTAAATGAAATCTATGGGGAACTTGCATTTAAAAGAATTGGTTCAAAACCAGTAAAAAACCTTATTACTCTTGCTACTTATTTAACTGGAAAAGATGTTGATGAGATAATTGAAGAAGGACTTGAAAAAGGATTTCTCAGGGAAGAGAACGGAAAAATCGTACTTAATAAAGATATAACCTTAGCAAAAAAAGAACTTGCAGGAGTAGAAATTAAATAA
- a CDS encoding tyrosine--tRNA ligase: MVENILKNALEVISVEELKEVMEKKDKRAYIGFEPSGKIHLGHYLQIRKMIDLQNAGFDVVILLADLHAYLNQKGTMDEIRELAEYNKRCFDAMGVKAEYVYGSEFQLDKEYTLDIYKLALKTTLKRARRSMEVIAREDENPKVAEVIYPIMQVNDIKHLNVDVAVGGMEQRKIHMLARELLPTLGYKAPVCIHNPVLTGLDGEGKMSSSKGNFISVDDEVEVIKSKIKKAYCPAKVVEGNPIMEIAKYFLEYPLTIKRPEKFGGDLVVNCYGELEKIFTEGKLHPMDLKNAVAEELINILEPIREKLK, translated from the coding sequence ATGGTTGAAAATATATTAAAGAATGCTTTAGAAGTGATATCTGTTGAGGAATTAAAGGAAGTTATGGAAAAGAAAGATAAGAGAGCATACATTGGATTTGAGCCAAGTGGGAAGATACATTTAGGGCATTACTTGCAGATAAGGAAGATGATTGATTTACAAAATGCGGGATTTGATGTTGTTATATTACTCGCTGATTTACACGCCTACCTAAACCAAAAAGGAACCATGGATGAGATTAGGGAATTAGCGGAATACAACAAAAGATGCTTTGATGCAATGGGTGTTAAGGCAGAGTATGTTTATGGGAGTGAGTTCCAATTGGATAAAGAATATACCTTAGATATTTATAAACTTGCTTTAAAAACCACATTAAAAAGAGCGAGAAGAAGTATGGAAGTTATAGCAAGGGAAGATGAGAATCCAAAGGTTGCAGAGGTTATTTACCCAATTATGCAAGTTAATGACATAAAACATCTCAATGTTGATGTTGCAGTTGGTGGAATGGAGCAGAGGAAGATACACATGCTCGCAAGAGAACTCTTGCCAACTTTAGGATATAAAGCACCAGTTTGCATACACAACCCTGTTTTAACTGGTTTGGATGGGGAAGGAAAGATGAGTTCATCAAAGGGGAACTTCATATCTGTTGATGATGAGGTGGAGGTTATTAAAAGTAAGATAAAGAAAGCCTACTGTCCAGCAAAAGTCGTTGAAGGAAATCCGATTATGGAGATAGCAAAATACTTCCTTGAATATCCATTAACAATAAAGAGACCAGAAAAGTTCGGGGGAGATTTGGTGGTTAATTGTTATGGGGAATTAGAAAAAATATTTACTGAAGGAAAATTGCATCCAATGGACTTAAAAAATGCTGTTGCAGAAGAGTTGATAAATATTTTGGAACCAATAAGGGAGAAACTAAAATAA
- a CDS encoding DNA-directed RNA polymerase subunit L, producing MDKMVKILEKKENLIEVELLNEDHSLCNVLKDILLNKEGVLMASYSIDHPVLDPDTGRCISNPKLLITTEKGVNAEEVLKEALKDLIKMCDELLQNIN from the coding sequence ATGGATAAAATGGTAAAAATCTTAGAAAAAAAAGAAAACTTAATAGAAGTTGAGTTGTTGAATGAAGACCACTCATTATGTAATGTATTGAAGGATATTCTATTAAATAAAGAAGGGGTTTTAATGGCTTCATATTCAATAGACCACCCAGTTTTAGATCCTGATACTGGAAGATGCATATCAAATCCAAAGTTACTAATTACAACCGAAAAAGGCGTTAATGCAGAGGAAGTTTTAAAGGAGGCATTAAAAGATTTAATAAAAATGTGTGATGAGTTATTACAAAATATAAATTAG
- the ilvE gene encoding branched-chain-amino-acid transaminase — MKIYLNGKFVDKEDAKISVYDHGLLYGDGVFEGIRAYDGVVFKLKEHIDRLYDSAKSITLEIPMSKEEMEKIVIETLRVNNLKDAYIRLVVTRGVGDLGLDPRKCKTPTIFCITEPMNPLLGEDGIRVITASVRRLPVDVLNPAVKSLNYLNSVLAKIQANYAGVDEAFLLDAEGYVAEGTGDNIFVVKNGVIKTPPVSSSVLRGITRDTVIDLARELGYEVVEERLTLHELYVADEVFITGTAAEIVPVVEIDGRKINDGKIGEITKKLREKFKEVRTKLGTKIYE; from the coding sequence ATGAAGATTTATTTAAATGGAAAATTTGTCGATAAGGAAGATGCAAAAATATCAGTTTATGACCATGGTTTGCTTTACGGTGATGGAGTTTTTGAAGGTATAAGGGCTTATGATGGCGTAGTTTTTAAGTTAAAGGAGCATATAGATAGATTATATGATTCTGCAAAATCCATAACCTTAGAAATCCCAATGTCAAAGGAAGAGATGGAGAAGATTGTTATTGAAACATTGAGGGTTAATAACCTAAAGGATGCATATATAAGGTTGGTTGTAACAAGAGGGGTTGGAGATTTGGGTTTAGATCCAAGGAAATGTAAAACTCCAACCATATTCTGCATCACTGAGCCAATGAACCCACTATTGGGAGAAGATGGGATAAGGGTAATAACTGCATCAGTTAGGAGGTTACCTGTTGATGTTTTAAACCCTGCTGTTAAGTCATTGAACTACTTAAACAGTGTCTTGGCAAAAATCCAGGCAAATTATGCTGGTGTAGATGAGGCATTTTTACTTGATGCAGAGGGATATGTTGCTGAGGGAACTGGGGATAATATCTTTGTTGTTAAAAATGGAGTTATAAAGACACCACCTGTTTCTTCAAGTGTTTTGAGAGGAATTACAAGAGATACGGTTATTGATTTAGCAAGAGAATTGGGATATGAAGTTGTTGAGGAGAGATTAACTTTACATGAACTCTATGTTGCTGATGAGGTTTTCATTACCGGAACTGCTGCTGAGATTGTTCCAGTTGTTGAAATTGATGGAAGAAAGATAAACGATGGAAAAATTGGAGAAATAACAAAAAAATTAAGAGAAAAGTTCAAAGAAGTGAGGACAAAACTTGGAACAAAGATTTATGAATAA